GTGTTCCAAGTTTAAATACGAGCGTTTTCATTATTCCTAGCCATATTAATAGGGATGGTGAATTAAGACAGCTGGTAAAAAATGGGGAAGATCGGCTGGTTATCCTTAATGATGAAGCTAAAGCAGTCATTGAGGAGGTTAGAGGTATTCATTCTGAGTTTGTGTTTTCTTACAATGGAAAGCCAATTACACGCATGAACAATACAGCTTGGCGAAATGCGCGTAAAAAAGCAAATCTCAGTGATCTGAGAGTTCATGATTTAAAACACACTTTTGGAAGAAGACTTCGAGCAGCTGGTGTAAGTTATGAGGATAGACAGGATCTGTTGGGGCATCGTTCTGGCAGGATTACTACTCATTATTCTCAGGCTGAGTTGAGCAATTTATTGGAGGCTGCAAATTTAATTATTCAAAGCCGACGAGAAAGTAAAGAGCTTACTATTCTGAGAGTAAAACAAGGTGGAACCCACACTATCCCCACAAAATCCCCACAGTGTGAAATTAGGGCAGTAGGTTAATTTAAAAATTAAGAGCTAACTATTTGATTTTAAAACGATTAAATGGCGCGCTCGGAGGGACTCGAACCCCCGACACCTTGGTTCGAAGCCAAGTACTCTATCCAGCTGAGCTACGAGCGCAATGAGGGACAGCAAAGAACCGTTGGTATTGCCACAGTGCTGTCTGGACTTAAACAGCATAGGCCAGAAATGGTGGGCCGTATAGGATTCGAACCTATGACACAGAGGTTAAAAGCCTCCTGCTCTACCGACTGAGCTAACGGCCCTAAAGAGGCTGGAATGATACCCGATTAAGGTAAAATTTCAAGTGTTTTCTGTCTTTTATTTTTCATGAGTGCTCGACCAGTATATAAGTCGTCACTGCTTGCCAAAATTGTCCAACCATCAGCGGTTAAATTACTGATTTTTGTTTTTAGCCCCATTTTAGGCACAACAAGTAACAGCACGTCAGCACCCAATGCACCACACCCTTTCGCCGCGAGTACATCTTCTTGCATTTTTAACGCTTGGATATGTCGCAAACTGTGCGGGGCAATGAGATTGCAATTGTTTAAATGTTGCTGGTAATTGTTGATCGCATCTACCAATTCATTGCTATTGGTTTGTTCAAAAGCTCTTTTAGCCTGTTCAGAAATGGCAGACAGCTCATTAATGGAATTAGGTAGGGTTGTACGCTGCAAATGATAATGAGTGGCTAGCTTTTGCCCACTGTGCAGCAATAAAAAAGCAATGTCTTTAAAGCCCCAATCATAGGATTCAATACTATTATTCTGGCGATTGATATAAACACAACGGTTTTGTAGTTGAGCCAGTACGTCATATCCACTTGGCCTTAATCCCTCGCCTCGCCAAGCAAATTGGTAATAGGTATCAAGCAACGCGTCCATGTTAGGTTTAATATGCAAAAGATGACAGCTGGCCAAATAAGCACCAATAAACTGGGCACTTGAGGCCCCTAAGCCTCCTTTCCCTTCATATGGATCACGCCACAATAATCCTTGCATAGGAGTACGATGATGTAACCACCATTGTCCTGCAGGAGAATCGGGGTGAATACCATGCATTAAACTATCTGTAGCAATAGCTAACTCAAAACACGGCGCTGTAGTTAATATAATCGCTGAACCACCAGCAACTGCTGCATATTCACCAAGTAAAAATGTTTTTGCTGGAATACGCCATTTCATGATGTGGTTTGCGCTCGTCTGATTTCAGTTAAAAGTTCACAAGCATTATTGACACTAATTCGTTTGTTAGCAATTAACCAACTTTGCAAACGCTCTTTCAATACAGGCACTTCGTGATCGGTAGCTCCCGCCACCAACAACAAATTATCGATATGCAATTTCATGTGGCCTTGAATAATTCCTTCAGTACATAGGGCTCTAATTGCTCCTAGATTTTGTACTAGACCTACTGCTGCCAATACTCGGGACAAATGATTAGCGGATTGGATACCCATCATGCGTAAACAGAGTTTTGCAGTAGGATGCAACGCCGTTACCCCCCCTACAGTTCCTACAATAATAGGTGCTGTTAATTCGCCAATCAGTACCCCTTCCTGATAACGCCAACGCGTAATTGCTTGATAATGTCCAGAGCGACTTGCATAAGCATGAATACCCGCTTCCACAGCTCGCCAATCGTTCCCAGTAGCAATTAGGACTGGGTCTATCCCATTCATTACCCCTTTGTTATGCGTTGCAGCACGATAAGAGTCTATTTCAGCAAATAAAGAAGCTTCCTGTAGACGTTCACCTAACTCAGGCTCTACATTTCGAATCGTTACTTTTGCCGTAGTCAGCTTCTCATCATTTAAATTCGATAAAATACACATGGTGACTTGTTCACCAGTGATATTTTCAATAGGTATTTTTAAAAACTCCAGGACCTGGTTAATGATATTAGCGCCCATGGCATCGCAAGTATTCATAGTCACATGAATAACTGCCATATCGCCGCCATCATGACGAGGTATATGGCGTAATTGCAAATCCATAACGCCCCCCCCTCGCTTAACCATGGTTGACGCGACTTCTACATTCGCTTTTTCGAGTAAAAATTGCTTATTCTCACTAAAAATGCTGGATAATCTGGCAAAGTCAGTTACTTTTGCCATTTGAATTTGGCCTAGAATACAGTCGCCAGTCACCCAGGTTTTAATCTCGCCGTGTTGTCTTATCCATTTGGCCGTTTTAGATAAAGCCGCAATGATAGATGTTTCCTCCACCGCTAGAGGAACAACATAGTCTTCTCCATCAATGCAAAAATTAGTTGCCACGCCTAAAGGAAGTTGAAAATAGCCAATAACATTCTCAATCAATTTATCTGCAAGAGCTGTCTCTTGTACACCACCATTGCGTAGAAATTGAATATCTTCAGGGGTTAAAGCACCCAACTCCAGTAAGCGCTGAAAACGCTCTTCACGTGCTAATTTGGAAAAACCCTGAAATAATTGACTGGCATTGTTACTTAACGGCATGCCTTCTCCTTAAGCTCAGTGAGTACGCGACTGCCTGTACAAAACATAGCGACCTTTAGTTCATATTCAATGGTGTTCATGAGAGCATACACCCTCTCTGCATTTTGTAATGCAGCATCCAGCATGGGTTTTGCAAAACCCACAGTGCTTGCACCCAATGCGAATAGTTTCGCAGCATCTAACCCATGACGCACACCACCTGAACCCCAAACCTCAAAACGAGGGGACAGCGCTACAGCATTTTCAACACTCTGTACAGTATCTATTCCCCAATTCCGAAAACTAACCGCAGCACGTTGCTGAACGCTACCTTCAACAGCACGATGCCCCTCAATTCGCCCCCAATGCGTGCCACCTACGCCACTGACATCAACAGCTGCAACGCCTATGTCATTTAAGCGTTGTAGAGTGGGCTGTGAAAAGCCACATCCTGTTTCTTTTACAATGATGGGTATTGGTAATTTTTCAACCAATTTGGCAAGAGCATCCCAACAGCCTTTAAACGAAGGGGTACCTTCAGGCTGAATTGCTTCCTGGAGAGGATTACAATGAACAATTAAAGCCTGCGCTTGCAATGCATCTGTTAGACGCTGCAAGGTTGTGATTGGAACATTAATAATCTGTGCAATCCCTAAATTGCTAAACAGGGTGACATTAGGAAAATTTTTTCGCAACTCTTTCCATTCAGAAGCTGCGTCTTCATCGGTTAATTCACGACGCTGAGAGCCAACTCCCATAGCCCATTTACTTTGAGAGCAAGCAGCAATTAAATTCCGATTAATGTTAATTGCATCCCGATGACCTGCAGTCATCGAGCTAACCAGGAAAGGGGTATCAATGTTTTGTTCAAATCGCTGGCTGGAGATAGAAATTTCATCAAAATCCAAGTCAGGTAAGGCTTCATGAGTGAGAGAAATGCTATCCAGAACATTTAATTCGCTAGCTTGATTAGCGTCCATTAAAGCAAGAGCAATATGATCTTGTTTGCGTTTCTCAAATTGGCTGTAGTTGTCTTGCATACCCTAATACTGCATTATAAAAATGGTAAAGATTTTAACATAGTTTAATCTCTACTAGGAACAATACTTTTACTTAATCCCCCACTTGCAATAATAAGGTATAAGATTCCTGTAAGCGCGTATTAAGTCGAGCAAAAAAATACATTAAATTGAAAAACCCCAGAGCTTTGTCTTCCAATGCCGAAAAACGCTTAGGATGCATAGCAATTGCTTTAGTAAGAATATCAAGCAAACTCTGTGCTGAAATCATTTCATTAGGTTTAGCATTACTTAAAAGTTTAATCAGGGTTTGAATATTATGTTTTGTTGTATGGATAGCAACCTTAATATTTTTTTTATCCTCTGTACTTAAAGAGGTCCATAACCACCGATAAGCTTCAATCAAATTAGCTATATATTGTGTACAAAATAAAACTTGTGTCAGAAAAACATTAAAATCCCTCATATTCAAGCGGTGAAAAAGAACTTCATAACGAATGGATAAGACTTGTTTGCGTATTTTCTGAAACTCCATGAGCAACTCTTGTTTAATAACCAGTTGTTGTTGAGGAGATTCGTCAAGCATTGAACTGATACTT
The nucleotide sequence above comes from Legionella hackeliae. Encoded proteins:
- a CDS encoding hydroxymethylglutaryl-CoA reductase, degradative, with protein sequence MPLSNNASQLFQGFSKLAREERFQRLLELGALTPEDIQFLRNGGVQETALADKLIENVIGYFQLPLGVATNFCIDGEDYVVPLAVEETSIIAALSKTAKWIRQHGEIKTWVTGDCILGQIQMAKVTDFARLSSIFSENKQFLLEKANVEVASTMVKRGGGVMDLQLRHIPRHDGGDMAVIHVTMNTCDAMGANIINQVLEFLKIPIENITGEQVTMCILSNLNDEKLTTAKVTIRNVEPELGERLQEASLFAEIDSYRAATHNKGVMNGIDPVLIATGNDWRAVEAGIHAYASRSGHYQAITRWRYQEGVLIGELTAPIIVGTVGGVTALHPTAKLCLRMMGIQSANHLSRVLAAVGLVQNLGAIRALCTEGIIQGHMKLHIDNLLLVAGATDHEVPVLKERLQSWLIANKRISVNNACELLTEIRRAQTTS
- the fni gene encoding type 2 isopentenyl-diphosphate Delta-isomerase is translated as MQDNYSQFEKRKQDHIALALMDANQASELNVLDSISLTHEALPDLDFDEISISSQRFEQNIDTPFLVSSMTAGHRDAININRNLIAACSQSKWAMGVGSQRRELTDEDAASEWKELRKNFPNVTLFSNLGIAQIINVPITTLQRLTDALQAQALIVHCNPLQEAIQPEGTPSFKGCWDALAKLVEKLPIPIIVKETGCGFSQPTLQRLNDIGVAAVDVSGVGGTHWGRIEGHRAVEGSVQQRAAVSFRNWGIDTVQSVENAVALSPRFEVWGSGGVRHGLDAAKLFALGASTVGFAKPMLDAALQNAERVYALMNTIEYELKVAMFCTGSRVLTELKEKACR
- a CDS encoding FUSC family protein; protein product: MQIRNTTRMAFQAAIAIAIAELIHRQFNLEHGYWATLTAMALTAQTWGESVKRSIERVLMTVLGGISGTCLYFIIPPNEILIMSILLTFIFLTVYLIQINNLIAVFTLTGFVVFFFALLGDWNFLLLKERIEETALGALIAVLVGFFFFPVRTNVKEIFILYLEKMDKSISSMLDESPQQQLVIKQELLMEFQKIRKQVLSIRYEVLFHRLNMRDFNVFLTQVLFCTQYIANLIEAYRWLWTSLSTEDKKNIKVAIHTTKHNIQTLIKLLSNAKPNEMISAQSLLDILTKAIAMHPKRFSALEDKALGFFNLMYFFARLNTRLQESYTLLLQVGD
- a CDS encoding mevalonate kinase family protein codes for the protein MKWRIPAKTFLLGEYAAVAGGSAIILTTAPCFELAIATDSLMHGIHPDSPAGQWWLHHRTPMQGLLWRDPYEGKGGLGASSAQFIGAYLASCHLLHIKPNMDALLDTYYQFAWRGEGLRPSGYDVLAQLQNRCVYINRQNNSIESYDWGFKDIAFLLLHSGQKLATHYHLQRTTLPNSINELSAISEQAKRAFEQTNSNELVDAINNYQQHLNNCNLIAPHSLRHIQALKMQEDVLAAKGCGALGADVLLLVVPKMGLKTKISNLTADGWTILASSDDLYTGRALMKNKRQKTLEILP